The DNA region ACCGCTCTTCGGTAAGGGTCAGGCACACCAGCCCGCGCGCATGCGTGACCATGAAGTTAATGGCTTCGGGGGTGACGAACTCGGCCGCCATGACCAGGTCGCCCTCGTTTTCGCGATCTTCTTCGTCGACCAATATAACCAGTCGGCCCGCGCGAAGCTCGGCAATAATTTCGGGGACGGGCGATATCTCGAAAGACGGCGCGTTGTCCACTTCAACAACGGAAGGCTTGCTCATGACATGTAGACTCAGTAAAAGATTGCCCCATTTTAACGCTTGCACAAAGGCGGGTAAGATCTGCGCTACAACTCCCTTCAATAGATGGCATGACTGTAAAAAAACCCGCGTCTGGCGTTCATGATGGTCGACGCAGCATCCAGTCGGTGGAAACCGGCTTTCCGCTATTGGCGGCACTGGTGGACGCCGCCGTTGCGCTTAACCTGCGCGACCTGGCAGCACGTGCCGGCATGACTTCCGCCAAGGCCCATCCCTATCTGGTCAGCTTCACCCGTGTCGGCCTGGTGCAGCAGGACGCCATCACCGGCAAGTACGAGCTGGGGCCCTTCGCCCTGCAGATGGGGCTGGTAAGCCTGCAACTGCTCGAGCCCGTGCGCGTTGCGCTTCCCCATGTGAATCAGTTGGCCGACCAAATAGGCCACACACTGGCGATCGCCGTACTGGGATCGCACGGCCCCACCATGATCCATATCACGCAGGCGAGCTACCCGGTGCATGTCAACATGCGTAATGGCACCGTGATGTCCATGCTGCATACCGCTACCGGCCATGTCTTCGCCGCCTGGCTGCCGCCAAAAATCGCTCGACACTATATAGAGCGTCAGATTGGCGACGAAGCCGTGGTAACCAGCATCAGCCCCTTGCTGCCCAGCCCACAGGCGCTGGATGCGCTCAAGGCGGAAACGCGACGGACGGGCATGGCGCGCGCCTTGGGCAACCCCTTGCCCGGTATCGACGCGCTGTCGGTGCCCGTGTTTGATCACTCCGGAAATATCGCGCTGGCGCTGACCAGCCTGGGGCCAAGCTCGCTGTTCGATGCGTCCGAGAACGGGCCGATTGCAAGCGCGCTGCTTGAATGCGCGGCCACCATTTCGCACCAGCTGGGGCACTCTGTAATTAAGCGGGAACGCCGTTTGCCATAGGGAAATACGGCAATTCTCTTATCTATCATATTCCTATATGATTGACGCCTAAACAATTAGAAACACCACCCGGAGACAGACCATGAAGCCATCACGCATGCTCCTGCTAGGCGCATTTACTGCCATTTTTGGCCTGGCGCAATCAGCCGTGGCCCAAGATAGCTGCCCCAACCGCGGCGACCTTGACACCATGTATTGCGACGCCAACAACGATCTGGTTGCCGATACCCCTACCGATCCGGCCAAGCTCAACACCCCGTCAACCGTCGTTTTCACCTATACGCCGGTGGAAGACCCCGCCGTTTACGCCGAGATCTTCTCGCCGTTTACCAAGCACTTGTCTCAGTGCATAGATCGCAAGGTCGTGTTCTATCAAGTCCAAAGCAACGCGGCCGAAATCGAAGCCATGCGCTCCAACCGCCTGCATGTCGGCGGCTTTTCCACAGGCCCCACCAACTTCGCGGTCAACCTGGCGGGCGCAGTACCTTTCGCGGTCAAGGGCGATGCCAGCGGCTTCCAGGGCTACAACCTTATTCTCATCGTCAAGAAAGACAGCCCTTTCAAGAGCCTTGGCGACCTGAAGGGCAAGAAAGTTGCGCATACCTCGCCGTCGTCCAACTCGGGCAACATGGCACCTATTGCGCTCTTTCCCAAGGAAGGCCTGGTACCGGGCACCGATTACGAGTTCCTGTATTCCGGCAAGCATGACCAATCCATCATGGGCGTGAATTCCGGCGACTACGATGCCGCCGCCGTTGCCTCCGACGTGTTCTATCGCATGGCCGAACGCAAGCAAGTCAATGCCGACGACTTCCGCATCCTTTACACCAGCGAAAAGTTCCCAACGTCCTCGTTCGCCTATGCCTACGACCTCGAGCCGACGTTCCGCGACAAGATGCTCAAGTGCTTCTACGACTATCGCTTCCCGGACGAAATGAAAGAAGCCTTCGACGGGGCCGACCGCTTCTACCCCATCACTTACAAGAAAGACTGGGCCATCGTGCGTGATGTCGCCAAGGCGGGCGGCGAAAGCTTCACCCGTTCGGCATACGACGAAGCCGCCAAGAAGGCGAAGTGAGGCAGTATGGGGGCAACACTGCATATCGCCGGACTCGCCAAGGAATACAAGGCCAACACGCCCGTCCTGAAAGACATCAGCCTGGACATCTCCAATGAGGGCCTGACGGCCGTCATTGGGCCCTCGGGCACCGGCAAAAGCACGTTGTTGCGCTGTATTAACCGGCTTATCGAGCCCACTGCGGGCGCCATCATCCTCCAAGACGATGGCACCCGTATCGATCTTGCCAAAGTGCGCGGCGCCGCCTTGCGCCAGGCGCGCCGGCGTATCGGGATGGTCTTCCAGGAATACAACCTGGTCGAGCGCCTGACCGTCATGGAAAACCTGCTTACCGGGCGGCTGGGCTACGTTTCCGCGTTCAACGCTTGGCGGCGGCGCTTCGAAGCGGCCGACATCGAATACGCATTCGATCTCCTCGACACCGTCGGCCTGTCAGGCTTTGCCAATCAGCGGGCCGATGCGCTTTCCGGGGGCCAACGCCAACGCGTGGGTATTGCCCGGGCACTGATGCAGCGACCACAATTGCTGCTGGCGGACGAGCCCACCTCTTCGCTGGATCCCAAAACGTCTGTCGAAATCATGGAACTGCTGATCGAACAAGGCGACGCCTTCCATATCCCTGTCATCGTCAACATCCACGACGTCGAGCTGGCCAAACGCTATGCATCCCGCATCATCGGCATGTCGGGCGGCACCATCGTCTACGACGGTCCCCCGGCCGAGCTTTCCAACGACATGCTCCAGCAAATTTACGGGGGTCAGTCTTGGCTGCAGTAGGCCACACCGCAGAACGCAGCAGCAAACCCTTCGCGCTGTCCACGCGGGCCAAACTGGGACTGGTTCTTGTGGTGGCCTACGCCCTGTTTGCCTCAACGCAGCTGGGTTTCTCGTGGGAACGCTTCGAGGCCGGCATGGGCCACGGCGCCAGGTTCCTGTCGCGCATGTTTCCACCCAGCCTCGAACGGCTGGACGTGCTGTGGAAAGGCATCGCCGAAAGCCTGGAGATCGCCGTGCTCTCCACCACGCTGGGCATACTGCTGGCCTTGCCCATCAGCCTGCTGGGCGCACGCAATTTGATGCCGGTATGGGCCTCCTGGCCCGCGCGCGCCATCGTCTCGCTTTGCCGCTCGCTGCACCCGGTCATCGTGGCCATCCTGTTCGTCAAGGCCGTGGGCTTCGGCGCATTGGCGGGGGTATTGGCGCTTACGGTCGCCTCCATCGGCTTCATCGGCAAGCTGTTTACCGAATCCATCGAAGAGATCTCCCTCAAGCAGGTCGAAGCCGTGCGCGCAACGGGCGCATCCTTTGCCAATGTCATTATCTTTGCCGTCATGCCGCAGGTCTTTGCGCGTTTCGTGGGCTTCTCCACCTATCAGCTTGACTCCAACCTGCGCAACTCCACCATGGTCGGCATCGTGGGGGCAGGCGGCATCGGGGGCACCTTGTTCTCGGCCTTCCAGCGCTTCGACTACGATTTCGTCTGCACCATTTTGCTGACCATCATCGCGATCATCATGCTGGGCGAGTTGCTGGCCGGCGTCGTACGGTCCATTTTGCTGGACAACGTCAGCCCCATGGCCTTGTTCAGGAAGAAGGCCCATAAATCCAGCGTGCCGGCCCCGATCGAGGACGACGGATGAACGACGCCACGCAAACCGCCGGGCCTGCCCCACGTCAGTGGCTGCGATACACCGCCGGGCAGCGTTTGCTGCGCTTTGCGCTGTACCTGATTTTCGTGCTGGCTATTGTGCAGTCGCTGCGCAGCATCGATGTCATTCCCGAGTTCCTCTACGACGCCCCCACACAGATGGCCGACCTGCTGCATCGCATGTGGCCAGTCTCGTGGCAGAGCTTCCCGGGCACCATACAGCGCGCTCTCATTGAAACACTGCACATGGCCACGCTGGGTACCATACTGGCGGTCATCATGGCCGTACCGGTGGGCCTGGCTGCGGCCAACAACCTGGTACCGAACAAGACCATCAATTTCCTGGCGCGGCTTATCCTGGTTTCCAGCCGCTCCATTAACTCACTGGTCTGGGCCTTGCTGTTTATTGCCATTTTCGGCCCTGGGGCCCTGGCTGGCACAATTGCCATCGCGTTCCGCTCTATCGGCTTCATCGGCAAACTGCTGGGCGAGGCCATCGAAGACGCGCAACCGGGGCCTATCGAAGCACTAACCGCCACCGGCGCCCGTACCGGGTCCATCATCGGCTATGGCTATTGGCCGCAAATACGCCCGGCGTTCTGGTCTATTGTGTTGCTGCGCTGGGACATCAATGTGCGCGAATCAGCCGTGCTGGGCCTGGTCGGCGCCGGCGGCATCGGCATGGCGCTGAACAGCGCCATGGACCTATTCCAATGGGACAAGGTCTCCCTGATACTGGTCCTGATCTTCAGTATCGTCGTGGTCGCTGAGGTTCTCATTACGCGGGCGCGCAAAAGCCTGCTTTAAAAAAGGCCGCGCCGCACTGGCGACACGGCGCGCATGGCTGCGAAGCCGATTAATCGCCCAGCAATGCCGCCGCGAATTCGCGCGCCACGAAGGGCTGCAAGTCGTGCAAGCCTTCGCCCACACCTATCCAGTACACCGGCACGGGCCGCACGCCTTGGCTGCCGGCTGCTACCGCGGCCAGCGTACCGCCCTTGGCCGTGCCATCCAGCTTGGTGACAACCAGACCGGTCAGGTTAATGGCTGCATCGAAAGCTCGGATTTGCGCAATGGCGTTCTGCCCGGTGTTGCCGTCGATAACCAGCAGCACCTCGTGGGGCGCCGCGCCATCGGCTTTGCCGATGACCCGCTTGATCTTCTTGAGCTCTTCCATCAGATGCAACTGCGTAGGAAGGCGTCCGGCCGTGTCTATCATGACCACGCCGGCCTCTCGCGCACGTCCGGCATTGACGGCGTCAAAGGCCACAGCAGCGGGATCGCCACCCTCTTGCGCAATCACCGTTACGTTATTGCGCGCACCCCATTCCATCAGTTGCTCGCGCGCAGCGGCGCGGAAGGTGTCTCCGGCCGCAAGCAATACCCGCGTGCCCTGCGCCTGGAAGTGATAGGCCAGCTTGCCGATAGAGGTGGTCTTGCCCGCGCCGTTGACGCCGGCAATCATCACAACCATGGGGGCCACGGTGCCCAAGGGGAACGGTTTCTCGAGCGGCGCCAGGTGCTCGGCCAGGATGTCGCGCAAGGCGGTTTTGACCTGGGCGGCGTCGTCCAGCCGCTCTTTGCGCACACGGGCGCGTAGCGCCGTCAGCAGTTTCTCTGTAGCCTCCATGCCCGCATCCGCCATGATCAGGGCTGTCTCGAGCTCTTCGAACAAGGCCTCGTCGACCTTCACGCCCACGAACAGGCCGCCGATATTCTGGCCGGTGCGCGACAAGCCTTTTTTCAGGCGCGTCAGCCACGACCCCTTCTCTTTCTCGACCGTAGCGGCTTCAGGCACGGCTAGTGGCTGGGTTTCCGGCATCGCGACAGTGACGGCATCGGGCGCCCCAGGCACCGTCTGAACATCTGCCACGGGCATCTCTTGCTGAAGTGCCTCTGGCTCGAGCGTGCCGGGATCCATAGCGTCGGGCCCGGGCTGTGCCGGCTGTTGTGTCTCAGGCGACGGACCTTTGGCTTCTGGCGGCGGCGCCTTTCTTTTAAAAATACTGAACATACGTTTTACACTACCCGATAGAGTTGGAATCCAACACAACAAATTCCTGGTCGCACATGAAGAAGCATGCAGTACGTATTGTAGGCGGTGATTACCGCAAAACACCCATACCCGTCGTCGACGCCCCAGGGCTGCGGCCAACACCGGACCGCGTGCGCGAGACCCTATTTAACTGGCTGTCGCACTTCTGGTCAGGCGACTTCAGCAAGAAACGGGTACTGGACCTGTTCGCGGGAACCGGTGCGCTGGGGTTCGAGGCCGCCTCGCGCGGGGTGGCTCACGTCCAGATGGTCGAGACCCACCCCGCAGCCGTGACGGCCCTGCGCAATTTGCGCAGCAAGCTCAAGACCAACAATGTTCGCATCCATGCGGGTGATGCCAGCACGGTGCTGCAGCGTGTGGAGCCTGCCAGTTTCGATCTGGTGATGCTGGACCCGCCCTTCGACCAGGCATGGGTGGACAAGCTCTGGCAGAAGGTAGGAGCGGTACTTGCCCCGGATGGCCTGTTGTATATTGAAGCCGAAACGGCTGTTGTTCCGCCCGAGGCATTCGAAATATTGCGGCAATCGCGAGCCGGCAGTGTGCACTTTCAGCTGCTGGGATTTGCTGCGGCGCAAAAAACAGTCAATAATCCCGAATCAATCTGAAATCGCATGACGACCGGGCGCTGGCCCGGCACTGCCAACCGGCGCTCAACCTCTTGGAAACTTCGGAATTTGCATGATTACTGCAGTCTATCCCGGAACATTCGACCCGCTGACCCGCGGCCATGAAGACCTGGTTCGCCGCGCTGCTGGTTTGTTCGACCGTGTGGTGGTGGGGGTCGCCCACAGCCGCAACAAAAGCCCCTTCTTTTCCGTGGCGGAACGCGTGGAAATTGCACGCGAGGTGCTGGGCCATTACCCCAATGTCGAGGTCAAGAGCTTTGCCGGCCTGCTGAAGGACTTCGTCCGCGAGCAAGAGGGCCGTGTCATCGTGCGCGGGCTGCGAGCCGTATCTGATTTCGAATACGAATTCCAGATGGCCGGCATGAACCGCCACCTGCTGCCCGAAGTCGAAACCTTGTTCATGACACCATCGGACCAATACCAGTTTATTTCGGGCACCATCGTGCGCGAAATTGCCATACTGGGCGGCGACGTCAGCAAGTTCGTGTTTCCTTCGGTCGAGCGCTGGTTACATAGCAAGGCTAAAACCCGCCGCGACGAACAAGACCACGAAGAACAAGGGTAATGCGGTCCGCCGCAGCTGACTGAACTACACTAGGCAAGGCGAACTGCACCGCGCAGGGCGCCTGGTCTTTTTTATCAGTTAGCTTTTGCAGGAATCAATCATGGCGCTGCGTATTACCGACGAATGCATCAACTGCGATGTCTGCGAGCCGCAATGCCCCAACCACGCCATCACCATGGGGCTGGAGATCTACGAGATCGAGCCTTCCTTGTGCACCGAGTGCGTGGGGCATTTCGACGAACCGCAATGCCAGGTCGTCTGTCCGGTCGAATGCATCGTCTTCGATCTGGACCACGAGGAAGACCACGACATGCTGTTGGCCAAGTACCAGCACATTACGGCAACGACTTAAGGGCCCCGCCCCA from Pollutimonas thiosulfatoxidans includes:
- the phnC gene encoding phosphonate ABC transporter ATP-binding protein — translated: MGATLHIAGLAKEYKANTPVLKDISLDISNEGLTAVIGPSGTGKSTLLRCINRLIEPTAGAIILQDDGTRIDLAKVRGAALRQARRRIGMVFQEYNLVERLTVMENLLTGRLGYVSAFNAWRRRFEAADIEYAFDLLDTVGLSGFANQRADALSGGQRQRVGIARALMQRPQLLLADEPTSSLDPKTSVEIMELLIEQGDAFHIPVIVNIHDVELAKRYASRIIGMSGGTIVYDGPPAELSNDMLQQIYGGQSWLQ
- the phnE gene encoding phosphonate ABC transporter, permease protein PhnE, producing the protein MNDATQTAGPAPRQWLRYTAGQRLLRFALYLIFVLAIVQSLRSIDVIPEFLYDAPTQMADLLHRMWPVSWQSFPGTIQRALIETLHMATLGTILAVIMAVPVGLAAANNLVPNKTINFLARLILVSSRSINSLVWALLFIAIFGPGALAGTIAIAFRSIGFIGKLLGEAIEDAQPGPIEALTATGARTGSIIGYGYWPQIRPAFWSIVLLRWDINVRESAVLGLVGAGGIGMALNSAMDLFQWDKVSLILVLIFSIVVVAEVLITRARKSLL
- the rsmD gene encoding 16S rRNA (guanine(966)-N(2))-methyltransferase RsmD, with translation MKKHAVRIVGGDYRKTPIPVVDAPGLRPTPDRVRETLFNWLSHFWSGDFSKKRVLDLFAGTGALGFEAASRGVAHVQMVETHPAAVTALRNLRSKLKTNNVRIHAGDASTVLQRVEPASFDLVMLDPPFDQAWVDKLWQKVGAVLAPDGLLYIEAETAVVPPEAFEILRQSRAGSVHFQLLGFAAAQKTVNNPESI
- a CDS encoding YfhL family 4Fe-4S dicluster ferredoxin, with the translated sequence MALRITDECINCDVCEPQCPNHAITMGLEIYEIEPSLCTECVGHFDEPQCQVVCPVECIVFDLDHEEDHDMLLAKYQHITATT
- the ftsY gene encoding signal recognition particle-docking protein FtsY, with the protein product MFSIFKRKAPPPEAKGPSPETQQPAQPGPDAMDPGTLEPEALQQEMPVADVQTVPGAPDAVTVAMPETQPLAVPEAATVEKEKGSWLTRLKKGLSRTGQNIGGLFVGVKVDEALFEELETALIMADAGMEATEKLLTALRARVRKERLDDAAQVKTALRDILAEHLAPLEKPFPLGTVAPMVVMIAGVNGAGKTTSIGKLAYHFQAQGTRVLLAAGDTFRAAAREQLMEWGARNNVTVIAQEGGDPAAVAFDAVNAGRAREAGVVMIDTAGRLPTQLHLMEELKKIKRVIGKADGAAPHEVLLVIDGNTGQNAIAQIRAFDAAINLTGLVVTKLDGTAKGGTLAAVAAGSQGVRPVPVYWIGVGEGLHDLQPFVAREFAAALLGD
- the phnE gene encoding phosphonate ABC transporter, permease protein PhnE, whose protein sequence is MAAVGHTAERSSKPFALSTRAKLGLVLVVAYALFASTQLGFSWERFEAGMGHGARFLSRMFPPSLERLDVLWKGIAESLEIAVLSTTLGILLALPISLLGARNLMPVWASWPARAIVSLCRSLHPVIVAILFVKAVGFGALAGVLALTVASIGFIGKLFTESIEEISLKQVEAVRATGASFANVIIFAVMPQVFARFVGFSTYQLDSNLRNSTMVGIVGAGGIGGTLFSAFQRFDYDFVCTILLTIIAIIMLGELLAGVVRSILLDNVSPMALFRKKAHKSSVPAPIEDDG
- a CDS encoding IclR family transcriptional regulator; the encoded protein is MTVKKPASGVHDGRRSIQSVETGFPLLAALVDAAVALNLRDLAARAGMTSAKAHPYLVSFTRVGLVQQDAITGKYELGPFALQMGLVSLQLLEPVRVALPHVNQLADQIGHTLAIAVLGSHGPTMIHITQASYPVHVNMRNGTVMSMLHTATGHVFAAWLPPKIARHYIERQIGDEAVVTSISPLLPSPQALDALKAETRRTGMARALGNPLPGIDALSVPVFDHSGNIALALTSLGPSSLFDASENGPIASALLECAATISHQLGHSVIKRERRLP
- the coaD gene encoding pantetheine-phosphate adenylyltransferase; this translates as MITAVYPGTFDPLTRGHEDLVRRAAGLFDRVVVGVAHSRNKSPFFSVAERVEIAREVLGHYPNVEVKSFAGLLKDFVREQEGRVIVRGLRAVSDFEYEFQMAGMNRHLLPEVETLFMTPSDQYQFISGTIVREIAILGGDVSKFVFPSVERWLHSKAKTRRDEQDHEEQG
- the phnD gene encoding phosphate/phosphite/phosphonate ABC transporter substrate-binding protein, with product MLLLGAFTAIFGLAQSAVAQDSCPNRGDLDTMYCDANNDLVADTPTDPAKLNTPSTVVFTYTPVEDPAVYAEIFSPFTKHLSQCIDRKVVFYQVQSNAAEIEAMRSNRLHVGGFSTGPTNFAVNLAGAVPFAVKGDASGFQGYNLILIVKKDSPFKSLGDLKGKKVAHTSPSSNSGNMAPIALFPKEGLVPGTDYEFLYSGKHDQSIMGVNSGDYDAAAVASDVFYRMAERKQVNADDFRILYTSEKFPTSSFAYAYDLEPTFRDKMLKCFYDYRFPDEMKEAFDGADRFYPITYKKDWAIVRDVAKAGGESFTRSAYDEAAKKAK